The genomic stretch CCAGTTAATGATATATACAGGTGAAGCAAAAGTTTCAGCAATTTCTGACTAACAGCGAGTAGAAAATTAGCCTTGGACATCCTTGGATCTGAAAAAAAGTGATGCTGTTGTGAGCAGTGAAGGACCATCTTGCAAGTAAGCAGCGGCTGTTTCGCTATTTGAGTTTGACAGGCCAAGGGAGGCACGTTCTCAGCCCCAGCATGGAGGAGAAGACAATGGTAGGCCTGTGCCGTTTAAACCGCAATCCTTTTTTCAGCCGCTGTCCATTTTCCGCCACATATAGTTCGCCCTGCTGGGCGGCAGCGGTGATGCGCGCCACCAGCTCCCCGTGTTCCACCGCCTCCTGCTCGGAGCGCACGAACACCTCCCTCAGCTCCTCCAGTcgtctctccatctctctgatGACACGCTGGCGCTCTTCCACCTCCAGGAGGCGTCGACGAGCTGCCTCGAACTCCATACTTGAGCTGGGGGTTACCAGCTTGGAAGAGGGTGCCGTGGAGGCTGTAGAGGGGGGCTCGGAGCCTGTCTGTCCAGCAGGGACTCTCCGAAAGTCCCCCATGGAGATGGATCTCCGCTGAGAAGACGAGGGCAGGAGGAAgttggaagaagaagaagagggaTGGACATCCATCGCAGAAGGGGGAGAAGAATCCTGCTCTGCATCGCTGTCAGAGTTCTCATCCTCACGCTGGTGCTTCTTCATATTTGCACACGGCTGCTGCAGTTGTTTTCTGTCGAGGTGCGAAGTGCTCCTACTATTCTGTTTGTGCTGCCTTCTCCGTCCAGGGAGAGAGAGCTCAAGCACCGTTTTGCTGCCTGTGAGACGCTCCATTCATTAATAAGACACCAGCCACCAGCGCTGTTAGCTCACACTGGAGGAGCCTCGTCACACTCTATTGGACAAACAGACGCTGACTTTGCCTCCGCTGATTGGATGCTCGACGTCTGTATTCCTGCCCACTCAGCATCCTCTCTCTTTTTCACCCTCTGTCGTCCCTACAGATGTCTACGTCAGCTCAGGCAatgaaaaaagccaaaaagtggttatttttttgCCATCACTGCTTAATCATACCCTGTTCCCTCCCTCTGTGTGTTGCCCGTAGCAACACAGCCTGAGCCATCAGATGGTTTGTAGAAAAGCAGAATTAACTGCTTGccccacacacactcatacacattTCCCTCTCTTGTTCTCTTTGAAGTTGTTCTATCTTTCTGCATCTCTCTCACTCTTTTCCTCCCCCGCTGAGGTCATGAATAGCCAGAGAAGCATGATCATTCGCAAATGCAACATTCCACGATCTGCTGTTGCCACGCAACAGATCTTGGCACTCATAAAACATGAGTTTTAtgtatattcattttttaaagaaatcttattttttatatagcctatatatacatatatatacacaaatgtttgtgttcagttatttcactttaattgcaatgaaaaggacctattaattgccattaaaatgaaattactgaacctgacatgagcttgataaaaatgctcattttacaagaaaatttcagactgcacttagaggcttttgcatctgaagtcttcatttaTAACTACTAAATCTTACAGGTCAACCAAGTAAATAAAGCAATCCAACAAAACACACTACACAGTTCCTCTGCATGATAGTTTATAATCTTTCCTAAATTCTCAATAACCCCTAACACAGAAGATGGAAGGCCGCAGCATTTACCGGAAAAGTAGTTCTggtaattttactgtaatttactaG from Megalobrama amblycephala isolate DHTTF-2021 linkage group LG5, ASM1881202v1, whole genome shotgun sequence encodes the following:
- the LOC125269143 gene encoding uncharacterized protein LOC125269143 codes for the protein MERLTGSKTVLELSLPGRRRQHKQNSRSTSHLDRKQLQQPCANMKKHQREDENSDSDAEQDSSPPSAMDVHPSSSSSNFLLPSSSQRRSISMGDFRRVPAGQTGSEPPSTASTAPSSKLVTPSSSMEFEAARRRLLEVEERQRVIREMERRLEELREVFVRSEQEAVEHGELVARITAAAQQGELYVAENGQRLKKGLRFKRHRPTIVFSSMLGLRTCLPWPVKLK